One Nocardioides aromaticivorans genomic window carries:
- a CDS encoding winged helix-turn-helix transcriptional regulator produces the protein MSITTDHHPLGVPATEFCAISAGTRLLGDRWTLMVVHEMLGGARRFNEIHRGLPTLSRSMLAARLRNLERMGVALKQPVQGTNWHEYVLTPSGMALRDVLAAMGSWASTWQLSPETPVGVPALLVGLQRSLQVTSLPQPKVCIEFQFPQHVHSRGWLHAERRHVRSSVDGPEADVDLLVQTSPVVLDDLWHGRRVCEQTIAAGEIRFTGPGQLVQGFRHWFRPAEDPTD, from the coding sequence ATGAGCATCACGACCGATCACCATCCGCTGGGCGTGCCGGCGACCGAGTTCTGCGCGATCTCGGCCGGCACCCGGCTGCTCGGCGACAGGTGGACGCTGATGGTCGTGCACGAGATGCTCGGCGGTGCGCGTCGTTTCAACGAGATTCACCGTGGCCTACCCACGCTGTCGCGATCGATGCTCGCCGCACGACTGCGCAATCTCGAGCGAATGGGCGTAGCGCTCAAACAGCCCGTCCAGGGCACCAACTGGCACGAGTACGTTCTCACTCCCTCGGGAATGGCGCTGCGCGATGTTCTGGCGGCGATGGGGTCCTGGGCCAGCACCTGGCAGCTGTCGCCGGAGACACCCGTCGGAGTGCCGGCGCTCCTGGTCGGCCTGCAGCGGAGCCTTCAGGTCACCTCGCTCCCCCAGCCCAAGGTCTGCATCGAGTTCCAGTTCCCCCAGCACGTGCATTCCCGAGGCTGGCTCCATGCCGAGCGTAGACACGTGCGCTCCTCGGTCGACGGCCCCGAGGCCGATGTCGATCTCCTGGTCCAGACCAGTCCGGTCGTGCTGGACGATCTCTGGCACGGCCGCCGCGTCTGCGAGCAGACAATCGCCGCCGGCGAGATCCGCTTCACGGGACCCGGGCAACTGGTCCAAGGGTTTCGGCACTGGTTCCGCCCCGCCGAGGATCCGACCGACTAG
- the gcvT gene encoding glycine cleavage system aminomethyltransferase GcvT, with protein sequence MSSRTTPLHEVHAGLGASFTDFAGWQMPVRYSSELAEHRAVRTTAGLFDLTHMGEIELTGPGAGAALDHALVGRPSAIGVGRARYSMICAEDGGIIDDLVVYRLADEHYLVVANASNVAVVAPEIAARAEGYDVTVRDTSADWALLAVQGPASAAIIAALTELDVPSLKYYAIDAGTVAAADGAVEVLLARTGYTGEDGFEVYCRPADAPAVWAALAQAGEAHGLVPAGLACRDTLRLEAGMPLYGHELSRDTTPYEANLGRVVVLDKPGGFVGQDALAKRKEEGPARVLVGLVSTGRRSPRAGYPVVDPATGAEVGEVTSGAPSPTLEKPIAMAYVPPHLAVPGTRVAVSLRGTLEDADVFELPFYSRAR encoded by the coding sequence GTGTCCTCTCGAACCACCCCGCTGCACGAGGTCCATGCCGGCCTGGGGGCGAGCTTCACCGACTTCGCCGGCTGGCAGATGCCGGTCCGCTACAGCTCGGAGCTCGCCGAGCACCGCGCCGTCCGCACGACCGCGGGACTCTTCGACCTCACCCACATGGGCGAGATCGAGCTGACCGGGCCGGGCGCCGGCGCCGCGCTCGACCACGCCCTCGTCGGCCGCCCGTCGGCGATCGGCGTCGGCCGGGCGCGCTACTCGATGATCTGCGCCGAGGACGGCGGCATCATCGACGACCTCGTCGTCTACCGCCTGGCCGACGAGCACTACCTCGTCGTCGCCAACGCCAGCAACGTCGCCGTCGTCGCGCCGGAGATCGCCGCCCGGGCCGAGGGGTACGACGTCACGGTCCGCGACACGTCCGCCGACTGGGCGCTGCTGGCGGTCCAGGGGCCCGCGTCCGCCGCGATCATCGCCGCGCTGACCGAGCTCGACGTGCCGTCGCTGAAGTACTACGCCATCGACGCCGGCACGGTCGCTGCCGCTGACGGCGCGGTCGAGGTCCTCCTCGCGCGCACCGGCTACACCGGCGAGGACGGCTTCGAGGTCTACTGCCGCCCGGCCGACGCCCCCGCCGTCTGGGCCGCTCTGGCGCAGGCGGGGGAGGCCCACGGCCTGGTCCCCGCCGGGCTCGCCTGCCGCGACACGCTGCGCCTGGAGGCGGGCATGCCGCTCTACGGCCACGAGCTGAGCCGCGACACCACGCCGTACGAGGCGAACCTGGGCCGCGTCGTCGTGCTCGACAAGCCCGGCGGCTTCGTCGGCCAGGACGCGTTGGCGAAGCGCAAGGAGGAGGGCCCGGCCCGGGTGCTCGTCGGCCTGGTCTCGACCGGCCGCCGCTCGCCGCGCGCGGGCTACCCGGTCGTCGACCCGGCGACCGGCGCCGAGGTCGGCGAGGTCACCAGCGGCGCCCCGTCGCCGACCCTGGAGAAGCCGATCGCCATGGCCTACGTCCCGCCGCACCTCGCCGTACCCGGCACCCGCGTCGCCGTCTCCCTGCGCGGCACGCTCGAGGACGCCGACGTCTTCGAGCTCCCGTTCTACTCCCGCGCCCGCTGA
- a CDS encoding type 1 glutamine amidotransferase, whose translation MNDVKPGPRVLVIQPDRADPLDRFEAWLQGLGVQLTIVQPFSGHEVPSTLDADGLIVLGGKMGAYEDAAYPWLEDIRALQRDAVAQGAPTLGICLGGQLLSQAFGGKVVLGNEGVEAGVVTVRTSGAVLDDPLLHGFGPEFPVASMHGDMIAALPDDAVLLGSSEDYPHQAFRIADCAWGLQFHPEIAPTTYAVWAGIFSSPDPEEMRKVAEGVEELFEADPSVRRTSAVIATRFAQLVGASAGRIS comes from the coding sequence ATGAACGATGTGAAACCTGGTCCGCGAGTTCTCGTCATCCAGCCTGATCGGGCCGATCCATTGGATCGGTTCGAAGCGTGGCTGCAGGGCTTAGGAGTGCAGCTCACCATTGTGCAGCCGTTCAGCGGACACGAGGTGCCGAGCACGTTGGACGCTGACGGCCTGATCGTCCTGGGCGGCAAGATGGGTGCGTACGAGGACGCGGCATATCCATGGCTCGAGGACATCCGAGCGCTTCAGCGCGACGCTGTGGCGCAGGGTGCTCCCACCTTGGGGATCTGCCTCGGCGGACAGCTCCTGTCCCAGGCCTTCGGTGGCAAGGTCGTGCTCGGGAATGAGGGCGTCGAGGCCGGAGTGGTCACGGTGCGGACCTCCGGAGCTGTCCTCGATGATCCGCTCCTGCACGGCTTTGGCCCCGAGTTCCCCGTGGCGTCGATGCACGGCGACATGATCGCCGCGCTACCGGACGACGCGGTTCTGCTCGGATCGTCCGAGGACTACCCTCACCAGGCCTTCCGGATCGCTGACTGCGCCTGGGGGCTCCAGTTCCATCCCGAGATCGCACCCACGACCTACGCCGTCTGGGCCGGCATCTTCAGCAGCCCCGATCCGGAGGAGATGCGCAAGGTGGCCGAGGGTGTCGAGGAACTGTTTGAGGCAGACCCGTCGGTACGCCGAACGTCCGCAGTGATCGCAACTCGCTTCGCTCAACTGGTCGGGGCGAGCGCCGGGCGGATCAGCTAG
- the glyA gene encoding serine hydroxymethyltransferase, giving the protein MLDQRLVDYDPDVHAAISAELARQQSTLELIASENFAPVAVMEAQGSVLTNKYAEGYPGRRYYGGCEHVDVIEQLAIDRVKELFGAEAANVQPHSGAQANAAAMFALLDPGDTILGLDLAHGGHLTHGMRINFSGKLYDVVAYHVDDQDFRVDMAEVERLALEHRPKLIVAGWSAYPRQLDFAEFRRIADLVGAYLMVDMAHFAGLVATGLHPSPVPYADIVTTTTHKTLGGPRGGVILSKAELAKKINSAVFPGQQGGPLEHVVAAKAVAFKMAASPEFKERQERTLEGARIIAERLTQPDVAEAGVSVLTGGTEVHLVLVDLRDSALDGQQAEDRLHSIGLTVNRNAVPFDPRPPMVTSGLRIGTPALATRGFGAEAFAEVADVIAEALKPSYDEGVAAKLRDRVAALAAAHPLYAGR; this is encoded by the coding sequence ATGCTCGACCAGCGACTGGTCGACTACGACCCCGACGTCCACGCGGCCATCTCCGCCGAGCTGGCCCGCCAGCAGTCCACCCTCGAGCTGATCGCGTCGGAGAACTTCGCCCCCGTCGCCGTCATGGAGGCGCAGGGCTCGGTCCTGACCAACAAGTACGCCGAGGGCTACCCCGGACGCCGCTACTACGGCGGCTGCGAGCACGTCGACGTCATCGAGCAGCTCGCGATCGACCGGGTCAAGGAGCTCTTCGGTGCCGAGGCCGCCAACGTGCAGCCCCACTCGGGCGCGCAGGCCAACGCGGCCGCGATGTTCGCGCTGCTCGACCCGGGCGACACGATCCTCGGTCTCGACCTCGCGCACGGCGGCCACCTGACCCACGGCATGCGGATCAACTTCTCCGGCAAGCTCTACGACGTCGTGGCCTACCACGTGGACGACCAGGACTTCCGGGTCGACATGGCCGAGGTCGAGCGGCTCGCGCTGGAGCACCGGCCGAAGCTGATCGTGGCCGGCTGGTCGGCGTACCCGCGCCAGCTGGACTTCGCGGAGTTCCGCCGCATCGCCGACCTCGTCGGTGCCTACCTCATGGTCGACATGGCGCACTTCGCCGGCCTGGTGGCCACCGGGCTGCACCCGAGCCCGGTGCCCTACGCCGACATCGTCACCACGACCACGCACAAGACCCTCGGCGGTCCGCGTGGCGGCGTGATCCTGAGCAAGGCCGAGCTGGCGAAGAAGATCAACAGTGCGGTGTTCCCCGGCCAGCAGGGCGGTCCGCTCGAGCACGTCGTCGCGGCGAAGGCGGTGGCCTTCAAGATGGCGGCCTCGCCCGAGTTCAAGGAGCGGCAGGAGCGCACCCTCGAGGGCGCCCGGATCATCGCCGAGCGGCTCACCCAGCCGGACGTCGCCGAGGCCGGGGTGTCCGTGCTCACCGGCGGCACCGAGGTGCACCTGGTGCTCGTCGACCTGCGTGACTCCGCGCTCGACGGGCAGCAGGCCGAGGACCGGCTGCACTCCATCGGGCTGACGGTCAACCGCAACGCGGTGCCCTTCGACCCGCGCCCGCCGATGGTGACCTCCGGCCTGCGGATCGGTACGCCGGCCCTGGCCACCCGCGGGTTCGGCGCGGAGGCCTTCGCGGAGGTCGCCGACGTCATCGCCGAGGCGCTCAAGCCGTCGTACGACGAGGGAGTGGCCGCGAAGCTGCGCGACCGCGTCGCGGCCCTCGCCGCCGCGCACCCGCTCTACGCGGGCCGGTGA
- the gcvH gene encoding glycine cleavage system protein GcvH: MSNPTHLQYTAEHEWVALDGETARVGVTAYAADALGDIVYVDLPAVGDTVTAGQTCGELESTKSVSDLYSPVTGEVVEVNKDVDSDPSLVNSDPFGEGWLFVVKVTATTDLLDAAAYDALLEA, encoded by the coding sequence ATGAGCAACCCCACCCACCTCCAGTACACCGCCGAGCACGAGTGGGTCGCCCTCGACGGCGAGACCGCCCGCGTCGGCGTCACCGCCTACGCCGCCGACGCCCTCGGCGACATCGTCTACGTCGACCTGCCGGCCGTCGGCGACACCGTCACCGCGGGCCAGACCTGCGGCGAGCTCGAGTCCACCAAGTCCGTCAGCGACCTCTACTCGCCGGTGACCGGCGAGGTCGTCGAGGTCAACAAGGACGTCGACAGCGACCCGAGCCTGGTCAACAGCGACCCCTTCGGCGAGGGCTGGCTCTTCGTCGTCAAGGTCACCGCGACCACGGACCTGCTCGACGCCGCGGCCTACGACGCGCTGCTGGAGGCCTGA
- a CDS encoding ester cyclase: MSSATEHNKQCVRAFYAALVSADFDTASAMCHGDFVFYGQLDTPRPGAQGFMAAEQGHLDAFAHMTMTVETLVAEGDKVAALVIVEGEHVGEYYGVQPTGRHLRMSMLNMFTFADGLIIEKRAHYDRLDHIQQLTAS; the protein is encoded by the coding sequence ATGAGTTCAGCGACCGAGCACAACAAGCAATGCGTGCGCGCCTTCTATGCTGCGCTCGTCAGTGCGGACTTCGACACTGCCAGTGCCATGTGCCACGGAGATTTCGTCTTCTACGGTCAGCTGGACACGCCGCGGCCCGGCGCGCAGGGTTTCATGGCGGCGGAGCAGGGCCATCTCGATGCCTTTGCCCACATGACCATGACGGTCGAGACGCTGGTTGCCGAGGGCGACAAGGTTGCCGCTCTGGTGATCGTCGAAGGCGAGCACGTTGGCGAGTACTACGGAGTGCAGCCCACGGGACGGCACCTACGTATGTCCATGCTCAACATGTTCACCTTCGCCGACGGGCTCATCATCGAAAAGCGCGCCCACTACGACCGCCTCGACCACATCCAGCAGCTGACCGCTAGCTGA
- a CDS encoding L-serine ammonia-lyase, which yields MPLSTFDLYSIGIGPSSSHTVGPMRAAKTFADGLAADGLLDATLRVKAELFGSLGATGHGHGSEGAVVLGLEGEQPATVDVVAARGRLDVVRRDQTIELAGRRTVRFDAADDLVLHRRRSLPAHPNGMTFTAYGIEGAIRERTYYSVGGGFVVDEDAVGADRVVVDRTEIRYPFTTGAELLAICEDTGLRVSDVMLANELSWRTEAEVRTGLLEIWAVMQECVRAGCSAEGVLPGGLKVPRRAPGLYADLGARAEGGDPLDVIDWVNLFALAVNEENASGGRVVTAPTNGAAGIIPAVLHYYTRFVPGADDDGVVRFLLTAAAVGILFKENASISGAEVGCQGEVGSACAMAAGALCEVLGGTPTQVENAAEVGIEHNLGLTCDPVGGLVQIPCIERNAIASVKAINAARLAINGTGHHKVSLDKAIKTMRDTGRDMHVKYKETSRGGLAVNVIEC from the coding sequence GTGCCGCTAAGCACCTTCGACCTCTACTCCATCGGCATCGGCCCCTCGTCGTCGCACACCGTCGGGCCGATGCGGGCCGCGAAGACCTTCGCCGACGGGCTGGCCGCCGACGGCCTGCTCGACGCCACCCTGCGCGTGAAGGCCGAGCTGTTCGGTTCCCTCGGCGCCACCGGGCACGGTCACGGCTCCGAGGGGGCCGTCGTGCTCGGGCTCGAGGGGGAGCAGCCGGCGACCGTGGACGTCGTCGCCGCGCGAGGCCGGCTCGACGTCGTACGACGCGACCAGACGATCGAGCTCGCCGGCAGGCGGACCGTCCGCTTCGACGCCGCCGACGACCTCGTCCTGCACCGCCGCCGGTCGCTCCCGGCCCACCCCAACGGGATGACCTTCACGGCGTACGGCATCGAGGGCGCCATCCGCGAGCGCACCTACTACTCGGTCGGCGGCGGCTTCGTCGTCGACGAGGACGCGGTCGGCGCGGATCGCGTGGTGGTCGACCGGACGGAGATCCGGTACCCGTTCACGACGGGCGCCGAGCTGCTCGCGATCTGTGAGGACACGGGCCTCCGGGTCAGCGACGTGATGCTCGCCAACGAGCTGTCGTGGCGCACCGAGGCCGAGGTCCGGACCGGGCTGCTGGAGATCTGGGCGGTCATGCAGGAGTGCGTCCGCGCGGGCTGCAGCGCCGAGGGCGTGCTCCCGGGCGGGCTCAAGGTGCCGCGGCGCGCCCCCGGCCTGTACGCCGACCTCGGCGCCCGGGCCGAGGGCGGCGACCCGCTCGACGTCATCGACTGGGTCAACCTGTTCGCGCTCGCGGTCAACGAGGAGAACGCCTCCGGCGGCCGCGTCGTCACCGCACCCACCAACGGCGCTGCGGGGATCATCCCGGCGGTGCTGCACTACTACACGCGCTTCGTCCCCGGCGCGGACGACGACGGCGTGGTGCGCTTCCTGCTCACCGCCGCCGCGGTCGGGATCCTGTTCAAGGAGAACGCCTCGATCTCCGGGGCCGAGGTCGGCTGCCAGGGCGAGGTCGGCTCGGCCTGCGCGATGGCCGCGGGAGCGCTCTGCGAGGTCCTCGGCGGTACGCCGACCCAGGTCGAGAACGCCGCCGAGGTGGGCATCGAGCACAACCTCGGCCTCACCTGCGACCCGGTCGGCGGACTGGTCCAGATCCCCTGCATCGAGCGCAACGCCATCGCGTCGGTGAAGGCCATCAACGCCGCACGCCTGGCGATCAACGGGACCGGTCACCACAAGGTGTCGCTCGACAAGGCCATCAAGACCATGCGCGACACCGGTCGCGACATGCACGTGAAGTACAAGGAGACCTCCCGCGGAGGTCTCGCCGTCAACGTCATCGAGTGTTGA
- a CDS encoding MarR family winged helix-turn-helix transcriptional regulator: protein MNGQVGNSPFDFAAASPLSDLFRVANAVRSELTNRVLRRYDLTWTGFIVLAVVWNSDGVETRHVAECADVSKATLTGVVKTLEGRGLLLREGDQRDRRLVRLRLTDKGTALTEQVHPEFHAVESAIISQLSGRKVSALTRTLRDMLDAVEGHVDTPATTRAGA, encoded by the coding sequence ATGAACGGCCAGGTCGGCAACTCGCCCTTTGACTTCGCTGCCGCCAGCCCGTTGTCCGACCTCTTCCGAGTGGCCAACGCAGTCCGCTCCGAGCTCACCAACCGCGTCCTGCGCCGATACGACCTGACCTGGACCGGGTTCATCGTCCTCGCCGTCGTGTGGAACTCGGACGGCGTCGAGACCCGACACGTCGCCGAGTGCGCCGACGTCTCGAAGGCCACGCTGACCGGGGTAGTGAAGACCCTCGAGGGCCGAGGGCTGCTCCTCCGGGAGGGCGACCAGCGGGACCGTCGCCTGGTCCGGCTCCGCCTGACCGACAAGGGCACCGCGCTGACGGAGCAGGTCCATCCCGAGTTCCACGCCGTCGAGTCCGCGATCATCAGTCAGCTCTCCGGCCGCAAGGTCAGCGCGCTCACCCGCACCCTGCGCGACATGCTCGACGCCGTCGAGGGCCACGTCGACACGCCAGCCACGACACGTGCCGGCGCCTGA
- the lipA gene encoding lipoyl synthase has product MTAVVPEGRRLLRLEVRNAETPIERKPSWIRTKATMGPEYRSLQKLVKSEGLHTVCQEAGCPNIFECWEDREATFLIGGDQCTRRCDFCQIDTGKPQPLDRDEPRRVAESVQQMELKYATITGVARDDLPDGGAWLYAETVRAIHELTADNEGGATGVENLIPDFNGRPELLAEVFESRPEVLAHNVETVPRIFKRIRPAFRYDRSLDVLTQARAFGLVTKSNLILGMGETRDEVSQALRDLHEAGCELVTITQYLRPSPRHHPVERWVKPEEFVELAAEAEEIGFAGVLSGPLVRSSYRAGRLHRQAIERRGATCR; this is encoded by the coding sequence GTGACGGCCGTCGTGCCGGAGGGGCGCAGGCTCCTCCGGCTGGAGGTCCGCAACGCGGAGACGCCGATCGAGCGGAAGCCGTCGTGGATCCGCACGAAGGCGACGATGGGTCCGGAGTACCGGTCGCTGCAGAAGCTGGTGAAGTCCGAGGGGCTGCACACGGTCTGCCAGGAGGCCGGGTGCCCGAACATCTTCGAGTGCTGGGAGGACCGCGAGGCGACCTTCCTCATCGGTGGCGACCAGTGCACGCGCCGCTGTGACTTCTGCCAGATCGACACCGGCAAGCCCCAGCCGCTGGACCGCGACGAGCCGCGCCGGGTGGCGGAGTCGGTGCAGCAGATGGAGCTCAAGTACGCCACCATCACCGGCGTCGCCCGCGACGACCTCCCGGACGGTGGGGCGTGGCTGTACGCCGAGACGGTGCGTGCGATCCACGAGCTCACTGCTGACAACGAGGGGGGCGCCACGGGGGTGGAGAACCTGATCCCCGACTTCAACGGCCGTCCCGAGCTGCTGGCCGAGGTGTTCGAGTCGCGCCCGGAGGTGCTGGCCCACAACGTGGAGACCGTGCCGCGGATCTTCAAGCGGATCCGCCCCGCGTTCCGGTACGACCGTTCGCTCGACGTGCTGACCCAGGCCCGGGCGTTCGGGCTGGTCACCAAGTCGAACCTGATCCTCGGCATGGGCGAGACCCGCGACGAGGTCTCCCAGGCCCTGCGCGACCTGCACGAGGCGGGTTGCGAGCTGGTGACGATCACCCAGTACCTGCGTCCCTCGCCGCGCCACCACCCCGTGGAGCGGTGGGTCAAGCCCGAGGAGTTCGTCGAGCTCGCCGCCGAGGCCGAGGAGATCGGGTTCGCGGGAGTCCTCTCGGGACCGCTGGTCCGTTCGTCGTACCGGGCCGGACGGCTCCACCGGCAGGCGATCGAGCGCCGGGGTGCGACGTGCCGCTAA
- the gcvP gene encoding aminomethyl-transferring glycine dehydrogenase translates to MSSNDPTPFGTPFSERHIGSDAAAQAKMLAEIGYSSLDDLMAAAVPAGIVSPEPLRLPPAASEAEALAELAALAGRNDVGVAMIGCGYHPTITPPVIRRNLLEAPAWYTAYTPYQPEISQGRLEALLNFQTVVGDLTGLPTANASLLDEATAVVEAILLMRRASRSKSPRVLVDADTLPQTLAVIGTRAEAVGLEVELVDLDGPLPEGDFFGLLASYPGCSGEVRDLRPLADDAHGRGAAVAVTCDPLALTLLTPPGEIGADIAVGSTQRLGVPMFYGGPHAAFIAVREGLERHLPGRLVGVSIDASGQPAYRLALQTREQHIRRDKATSNICTAQVLLAITAGMYAVYHGPDGLRRIAGQVHARTAEIASELEVRGVRRVNRHFFDTVVVEVADAVAVVARARAAGILLRPVDATHVGITCSEITTAEHVATVVDAVEPRTDGGVMVQVGTGIPAALRRTSAFLEHPVFHRHRSETAMLRYLRALSDKDYALDRGMIPLGSCTMKLNATAEMEPISWPGFADMHPLAPLEDVAGYRVLVEQLEEWLAEITGYAAVSIQPNAGSQGELAGLLAIRAYHHDRGEARRDVCLIPSSAHGTNAASAVLAGFRVVVVASREDGTVDLDDLAAKCAEHTDRLAAVMVTYPSTHGVYETGITDLCDLVHRHGGQVYVDGANLNALVGIARPGTFGGDVSHLNLHKTFAIPHGGGGPGVGPVAVAAHLAPYLPSHPLHPVPEQRVGIGPISAAPYGSAGVLPIAWAYVRMMGADGLRRATQTAVLGANYLAHRLAPHFPLLYTAENGLVAHECIVDLRPLTAETGVSVDDVAKRLIDHGFHAPTMSFPVPGTLMIEPTESEDLAELDRFVAAMVAIRGEIDAVAAGRWSAEDSPLRHAPHTAACLVEEWTAPYTREEAVFPSGTPAGKYWPPVRRIEQAYGDRNLVCSCPPISDFEN, encoded by the coding sequence GTGTCCTCGAACGACCCCACCCCTTTCGGGACCCCCTTCAGCGAGCGCCACATCGGCAGCGACGCTGCCGCGCAGGCGAAGATGCTGGCCGAGATCGGCTACTCGAGCCTCGACGACCTGATGGCCGCAGCGGTGCCGGCCGGCATCGTGTCGCCGGAGCCGCTCCGGCTCCCGCCCGCGGCCAGCGAGGCCGAGGCGCTCGCAGAGCTGGCCGCGCTGGCGGGCCGCAACGACGTCGGCGTGGCGATGATCGGCTGCGGCTACCACCCGACCATCACGCCCCCGGTGATCCGCCGCAACCTGCTGGAGGCGCCGGCCTGGTACACGGCGTACACGCCCTACCAGCCGGAGATCAGCCAGGGTCGGCTCGAGGCCCTGCTCAACTTCCAGACCGTCGTCGGCGACCTCACCGGCCTGCCGACGGCCAACGCCTCGCTGCTCGACGAGGCCACGGCCGTGGTCGAGGCGATCCTGCTGATGCGCCGAGCGTCGCGGTCGAAGTCCCCGCGGGTGCTCGTCGACGCGGACACGTTGCCGCAGACGCTCGCCGTCATCGGCACCCGCGCCGAGGCGGTCGGGCTCGAGGTCGAGCTCGTGGACCTGGACGGGCCGCTCCCGGAGGGCGACTTCTTCGGCCTGCTGGCGTCGTACCCCGGCTGCTCGGGGGAGGTCCGCGACCTGCGCCCGCTCGCCGACGACGCACATGGCCGGGGCGCCGCGGTGGCGGTCACCTGCGACCCGCTCGCGCTGACCCTGCTCACGCCGCCCGGCGAGATCGGCGCCGACATCGCGGTCGGGTCGACGCAGCGGCTCGGCGTCCCGATGTTCTACGGCGGCCCGCACGCCGCCTTCATCGCCGTGCGCGAGGGCCTCGAGCGGCACCTGCCGGGCCGCCTCGTCGGTGTCTCGATCGACGCGTCCGGACAGCCGGCGTACCGCCTCGCGCTGCAGACCCGCGAGCAGCACATCCGCCGCGACAAGGCGACGTCGAACATCTGCACCGCGCAGGTGCTGCTGGCGATCACCGCCGGGATGTACGCCGTTTACCACGGGCCCGACGGCCTGCGCCGGATCGCCGGCCAGGTTCACGCCCGCACCGCCGAGATCGCCTCCGAGCTGGAGGTGCGCGGCGTGCGGCGGGTCAACCGGCACTTCTTCGACACCGTCGTCGTCGAGGTCGCGGACGCCGTTGCCGTCGTCGCCCGCGCCCGCGCCGCCGGCATCCTGCTGCGCCCGGTCGACGCCACGCACGTCGGCATCACCTGCTCCGAGATCACCACCGCCGAGCACGTCGCGACCGTCGTCGACGCCGTCGAGCCCCGGACCGACGGTGGCGTCATGGTCCAGGTGGGCACCGGGATCCCCGCGGCGCTGCGTCGTACCTCCGCCTTCCTCGAGCACCCGGTCTTCCACCGGCACCGCTCCGAGACCGCGATGCTGCGCTACCTGCGGGCGCTCTCCGACAAGGACTACGCGCTGGACCGCGGCATGATCCCGCTCGGCTCCTGCACGATGAAGCTCAACGCCACCGCGGAGATGGAGCCCATCTCGTGGCCCGGCTTCGCCGACATGCACCCGCTCGCCCCGCTCGAGGACGTCGCCGGCTACCGCGTGCTCGTCGAGCAGCTCGAGGAGTGGCTGGCCGAGATCACCGGGTACGCCGCCGTGTCGATCCAGCCCAACGCGGGCTCGCAGGGCGAGCTCGCCGGCCTGCTCGCGATCCGCGCGTACCACCACGACCGTGGTGAGGCGCGGCGCGACGTCTGCCTGATCCCGTCCAGCGCGCACGGCACCAACGCCGCCTCCGCGGTGCTCGCCGGCTTCCGGGTCGTCGTGGTGGCCTCCCGCGAGGACGGAACCGTCGACCTCGACGACCTGGCCGCGAAGTGCGCCGAGCACACCGACCGGCTCGCCGCGGTGATGGTCACCTACCCCTCCACCCACGGCGTCTACGAGACCGGCATCACCGACCTCTGCGACCTGGTGCACCGCCACGGCGGCCAGGTGTACGTCGACGGTGCCAACCTCAACGCCCTCGTCGGCATCGCCCGGCCGGGCACGTTCGGCGGCGACGTCTCGCACCTGAACCTGCACAAGACCTTCGCCATCCCGCACGGCGGGGGCGGCCCGGGGGTCGGCCCGGTCGCGGTCGCGGCCCACCTGGCGCCGTACCTGCCGAGCCACCCGCTGCACCCGGTCCCGGAGCAGCGCGTGGGCATCGGCCCGATCAGCGCGGCGCCGTACGGTTCGGCGGGCGTCCTGCCGATCGCGTGGGCCTACGTGCGGATGATGGGCGCCGACGGCCTGCGCCGCGCGACCCAGACCGCGGTGCTGGGGGCGAACTACCTCGCGCACCGGCTCGCGCCTCACTTCCCGCTGCTCTACACCGCGGAGAACGGCCTGGTCGCGCACGAGTGCATCGTCGACCTGCGCCCGCTCACCGCCGAGACCGGCGTGAGCGTCGACGACGTCGCGAAGCGGCTCATCGACCACGGCTTCCACGCGCCGACCATGAGCTTCCCCGTCCCGGGCACGCTGATGATCGAGCCCACCGAGTCCGAGGACCTCGCCGAGCTCGACCGGTTCGTCGCGGCGATGGTCGCGATCCGCGGCGAGATCGACGCCGTCGCCGCCGGCCGCTGGAGCGCGGAGGACAGCCCGCTGCGGCACGCCCCGCACACGGCCGCCTGCCTCGTCGAGGAGTGGACGGCGCCGTACACGCGCGAGGAGGCGGTCTTCCCGTCCGGCACCCCCGCGGGCAAGTACTGGCCGCCGGTTCGCCGCATCGAGCAGGCCTACGGCGACCGGAACCTCGTCTGCTCGTGCCCGCCGATCTCCGACTTCGAGAACTGA